The following are encoded in a window of Capricornis sumatraensis isolate serow.1 chromosome 7, serow.2, whole genome shotgun sequence genomic DNA:
- the TMEM128 gene encoding transmembrane protein 128, translating to MDALRAREQLRRRYLFPPDAEVPLEHEGYPRPETSTAVENKEKPLPRLNIHSGFWILASIVVTYYVDFFQTVKENFHTSSWFLLGSALLLISVSIAFFCIVYLEWYRGIEDYDIKYPALIPITTATFIVAGICFNVALWHVWSFFTPLLLFTQFMGVVMLTSLLG from the exons ATGGATGCTCTACGGGCTCGGGAACAGCTGCGGCGGCGGTACTTGTTCCCGCCCGACGCGGAGGTCCCACTGGAACACGAAGGCTACCCCAGGCCGG AAACCTCTACAGCTGTTGAGAACAAGGAGAAACCTCTTCCAAGACTTAATATCCATTCTGGGTTCTGGATTTTGGCATCCATTGTTGTTACCTATTATGTTGACTTCTTTCAAACTGTTAAAGAAAACTTCCACACCAGTAG TTGGTTTCTCCTCGGCAGTGCCTTGCTGCTCATCAGCGTGTCGATTGCGTTTTTCTGCATCGTCTATCTGGAGTGGTATCGTGGAATTGAAGATTATGATATCAAGTATCCAGCACTGATACCCATTACAACCGCTACTTTTATTGTAGCAGGAATTTG CTTCAATGTTGCTTTATGGCACGTGTGGTCATTTTTCACTCCACTGCTGCTGTTTACCCAGTTTATGGGGGTTGTAATGTTGACCTCACTCCTTGGATGA